A region of the Yarrowia lipolytica chromosome 1C, complete sequence genome:
CGCTATGCAACTCTGGATACGCTGTTATtaccaacaaggacaactGGATTGCGGGCcagaaggacgacaagtGGGATCAACTGAGCGTTGAATCTATCAAGGCCGTACTTGCTAAGCAGAAGTAATACAGGATAGGGGTTCACGTAACATTATGGAGAGGACACATACTAATGGAAGACGGTATTGGAGATATGAGTTACAAGGAAGCAagttactgtacataccgtaaCATTAGTGTAGGATTGTCACATGGTATTGAGCATGGCAGTAGTGGAAGCCATAGAGTGTGGTCATGCAAACATAGAAGCACTCTGGGGAATATATGAACTGCAAACTGAAGCTAAGGAAACATATTCGGCTACTACGGTTTAATAAATCAGACAACTgtcatcttcttgttcACATTGCCGTATCCATCATATcactcttctcttcctgtAGTTACTTGTAGGTCACATTCTCAATTCCACACCGAATTCAACGTGGCGACAAACGCTCCAATTACAAAATCAGCTACGACAACTATCTTCCCCAGACTTAACCAACTCTTTGATATAAATTACAGGCCTCCAGCTCAAAAATCCACAATCTACATGCCCTTCACTTAACTCTTGGTCTCCACTATAAACTCCTCAATTCTCAATCGTCATCTAAAGACTCAATACGATCAATAGTAGCCAAACTACTTGGCCAACAACGCTAGACAAACCGGATCAAATGGTCTATCAAAATACCACCCCCAAATCTCGCGCAGAACCCACCCTCAGACCTCCCCGAACCTCTTCCCACAGGTTAGGGTTCGTTAACAATGACGTAAAGCTCCCGGTAATGCGTCTCATCTGCAAAGTGAGCCCGCTTGTTCTAGCAATATAGACatggacgacgagaacctcaaaaaaaagagaagaaaaagacagaTATGTCGACAATATACGTATCACTTGATCAAAATCTCGGTCTCCCCCTAACAACGATGCTCGACCATCCCCCACATTCACCCTAACCCTCCTTCAGTCACCGCCCAACTCCGCGATACAACCCCAAGTTACCCTACTGCAGAAATAAACTCCCACGATCCCAGAATCAAGCTCCATTTTTCAAACTGATCCAGGTATCACTACCAActtccacaaccacacaaccGCCTCACAAAATGCCCAAACTGCAGCTGTTTGCTCGCGAGCCCAAGAAAATCACCGTGTCGGATGGTGTGACGGACAATTCCGTCGTTGCATCGCTTGCTCCCGAAACCGGAGCCGTCAAAAACTGCATCTATGCCCCCAACGGGTCTCTGTTTGCCTACGCTGTTGCTGACGGAGTGCATGTGGTGGATCCGGAAACGTGCCAGGAGACGCTGAGACTGGACGAGCCCAATGTGCTGGAAATCGGCTTTTCTCCTCTCGGCTCCTTCATCATCACCTGGGAAATCCCTAAGAAGGACCCTGCATCGGGCAACTTCAAGCCCAACCTCAAGGTGTTCAACTCCAAGACCGGCGACCACGTGCAGTCGTTTGTGCAAAAGTCGCAGACCGGCTGGAACCTGCAGTACACCTTTGATGAAAAGTACTGCGCTCGAATGGTGAAGGACGAGATCCAGTTTTTTGAGTCTGACGTGCTGACCAAGGTGTGGGCTAAGCTGCGAGTCGAGAACTGCGCCGACTTCTCCGTGTCACCCGGAAAAAACTACTCCGTCGCTGTGTTTGTgcccgagaagaagggcctTCCTGCCAAGGTGCAGATCTACCACGTGCCCAACTTCAACCAGGCCGTGGCCCAGAAGACCTTTttcaaggccgaggaggttggaCTCAAGTGGAATGCTCTGGGCACctcgctgctggtgctggcaCAGACTGCCTCTGATGCCACAGGAAGATCCTACTACGGAGAGACCACTCTCTACCTGCTTGGAATCACCGGTGCCTTTGACAGCCGAATCACCCTCGACAAGGAGGGTCCTATTCACGATGTCGCATGGTCCCCCAACTCCAGGGAGTTTGCCGTTGTCTACGGATACATGCCTTCTAAGACCACCTTCTTCGATGCTCGAGGAAATGAGATTCACACTCTGGCCGAGTGTTCTCGAAACACCATTCGATTCTCCCCCCACGGCCGGCTGGTGCTGCTCGGAGGCTTTGGAAACATCCAGGGAGCCGTTGACATCTTGGACCGACAGTCCAAGTTCGCCAAGGTGGCCACTTTGCATGCTGCCAACGCCTCCCATGTGGCCTGGTCGCCCGACTCCCAGTACGTGCTGACAGCCACCACCGCCCCTCGTCTGCGAGTCGACAACGGATTCCGAATCTGGCACGTCAAGGGGAACCTCATGTATGCTCAGGACTTCCCTGAGCTGTTTGCTGCTGACTGGCGACCTCTCCCCTCTTCTGAGTTCCCCTCCGGACATACCATCAGCGAGTGTCCTGAGGCACACGAGTCTGCTAagaccgccaaggagggcgCTAAGGCCCCCGTCGCCGCTAAGCCTGCAGGCGCATACAGACCTCCCCATGCTCGAGGTCAGCCCGagcgagctgctcgaggcTCTCTGGCTGCTTCTCCCGATCCCTCTTCGGGCCCCAAGGTGCGAGGCGCTGGAGGCCGAGTCATCCCCGGAGCTGCTCCCAAGAAGCACGAAGAGAAGAACGGTGCCGTGCCGGTGGCTACCgtggacgacaagaagatccGAGCTCTGCTGAAGAAGCTGCGTGCCATTGAGGacctcaaggccaagcagaCCAACGGCGAGAAGTTGGAGGACACTCAGATCCAGAAGATTTCTACCGAGGGCAACGTCCgggacgagctcaagaagtaCGGATGGGACGGTGTTTCCAAGTAAGAGACTCATTGTTTTTCGcttggtggaggagtggagtgCTAGTGTTAGCTGTTAGAGAGCAACCTGATTGTCTGGATGTTTGGAATAGTCTGGCACGATAGACAATGGACGGCCACTTTAGAATGTGGCCATGTACTTTGAGATACTGGATGTATGAGTAGAAGTAATTACGAATAGATGCTCTGGTAGCATGCTGGTTAGTGTGCTACTGTTTAGTGGGTTTAATTGATGAACACAGTAAGCGAGTCTTTCTTTCTACTTTAGATGCCGAGATTATGTTAATTGGTTATATGTCATTATAATCGGTCTTGTCACTTCATTGCAAAGGTCTCACATCCGACTTATCGTTGTATGCCGCCTGAGCAACTCCACATCGATGATCTTCCAGATCGTAGACGACATAGGCAGCTCTCATGACCGTGTCTCCCATAATGGGGTCTCCTCCAAACACAGTGGTACTCTGGATTCCAAATCCACATCTCTTATCATCGTTGCCATAGAAAGGCCCGATGGGCACCACCAGAGATTTTTCATCAGCAAGAACTGTAGCTCCGGGGAAGTTGAAGGCAACAGACATCTTGGCGTCACAGTCAATGTAGTTGATTCCCAGGAACTTGTTGAACTTTCCGAGATTCagggtcttcttgagctcctggTAGATGGGGTCGGGAACACTGGTGAAGATCGTTCCGGTATCCAGCACCACTGGGGCGTCCACTGTCATGTGCTTGGACCCCAGGGATATGTCTTTTAGTTGGACCAGGGCTCCCGCAGCAGGGTCCGAGACGTTTAGCCAGGAGAGATCTCCTTCGAACTTGGCATGATCAACTCCTCCGAGCAGAAAGGTAGCTTCGTTAGTGTCTGGATCGTCCAGAAAAACAGAGTAAGCTGCCTTGTTGATGTAACCGGCCTTTTTGACCGCGTAGGGGAAGTTGTCGTAGTAGTCACCGGGTTTCACCATTTCCTGTGCTCGAAATGCCACTCCAAacactccaccaccagcatGGTTTCCCTTGACGTTTCCAAACTGGAAGTTTTCAAGCGTAACAGGTCCAAGCTTGAGAGTCTCGGTGGCCCAGTCGCCTAGGATGCCATTGACTGCAGTGTACGAGACGTTGAAGTCGCTAttgaggtacttgtaggaaGACGACGCCTTGGAGTCGTAGTTGGGGACCCATAGATCAGAAGAACCGGTGTCGAAAATGACGTTAAACACTTGTGCCGGTGTTCCAAGCGAGACTTTGGCCCTGTAGTATGTCCCAGGAGGGTTCTTGATTGCAATGGCGACGTCCTTGGGCTCTTTGGTGACGGCAAAAGAGAGTACTCCTGGATTTGAGGGAGCTGCTGAAACCGAAACCAGAGTTGCGAAAAGTGTCAAGACGAGTGAGAAGTGCATGAGTGAATGGTGAGTGCGATACACGATCAAGACACCGACTCTTTCCAGCTATCTTATATGATCTCCCTCAACTCTATCCACCTTGTCGATCTGAGCTCCACATTTGATGTGACAAGAGAGCAGCTTATGGGGTCGTGATGATCTTGATCAGTCGAGAGATGTCCTGAATAACTTCTCGAGAAACAGTTTGATTCCCTTTGGTCCGATAATAGCACTCATCTGGGACCACCGACGGCTTCAAAGCCGACAAACTCAGGTCCGAAACTTCCTCGGTGAACTCTCAGGGTGACATTGCAGAaagtggagatgatgagaatggTGGGTAGAGGATTTGCAACCAACAGCGAATTCAGAGAAGTGTGTTATTTCTCTAAACAAGATGTTTATTCTAAATAATTACTTGGATGGCTACGTCGTTTACCGAAAAATGACTGAGATGACCTTCGCCGAGATGATATCTGAGACATGGCCTCTAGTAACTTTAGGCTTATCAGCGCCGAGACGTTATTGAACGCTGAACTGCTTCAGTATGAGCAGTGGGGGTAGAGTACTTGGGCAGAATGAGACTAACGGAGCCCAATTACGCCATCTCATTGTGTTTCTTCTGCCAGTAAAGAGATACATCCACTTCTCTCTTGCTGGTGTTAGTTgcaatacagtacatactcagCTTAGTTACATCAGTTGACTCTAACAACCCTTAGTTGGGGTTTGCTCACCCATAGTATAGGCACTTAACAACATCCTATACACTTGTTCTGTCTCATTTCCTAACCAATTAAACGatttttgttctttttcATTGGGCTACTTCCCCAATCCGGTGAACTTATTCTTCTGCATCTGTCAACGTGCTTGTTTAAAGGTTCTTCAGCTCGCAACAACCCCCATTTTCCCCCGTTGGTTTGGTGTCCAGTAGCTTCGGGCTGGATCACACCCTGGTACGTTGCGGTGCTGCTTTCAGGTGAATTATATACGGATTACACCCGGATTATACACTAAGGCGGTAGTGCGATTCACCACAATGGCGCCATCTACCAGCGATATAATCGCACAATTACAGTATCCAGTCGCTAGTCTAGGGCTAGTCTAGGGCTAGTCTAGGGCTAATCTAGGGCTAATCTAGGGCTAATCTAGGACCAAGCAGTTTGAGATACGTCAGGATGTGTTCATGAATTGTTTCAGAATGAAAGTGGGCTTGAAGCTATTGAGGGTATAGACATTCAACGCTCAACGTCATagtatagtacatactgtagtacgTAATTGGTGCCATCTCGGGACGCTCATGTGAGCACTCTGTCATCAAGAGCACTCTCCTGTGAGCAGTTGGTTAGGTACAATACCCGAACATACTGATATACATACCCTGGCATACTGACCACACCACTTAGGTACTCTACTCAGGACTCTCTACTCAGGACTCTCAGGACTCTAATCAGTACTCCCAGGATTCTACTCTGTACTCtcagtacatgctgtactttacttgtactcggACAATTCCTCCTCGTACCACCGCAAAAACAAATCcgctgtactgtatgtggAGTTCCGCAAGCGCACTAATTGCGTTTTGGGCCATTGTTCCTTGTCGTATACGAGCAGCTTTCGGCGGTAGCTAATCAGATATTGTCCTTTGACACGATGTTATCTAGCTTCTGGCAGGTGCTGATCGGCATCGAGGAGGTTAATTGTGCTGTTGAGACCACCATTATTAACAGTGTTTGTGCGTCTCTATCTTGGTCTTTGTATGGACACGGGGGTGCGCTGGTCTCGTCGCTCGCTCTAGGTTCTGGCACCAGTGCACGGGCTAcaatactacaagtagtagcATGTTCTGGACGGTGGTATTGATGGATATGACAATGTGGGCACCCGGAATTTGGCTGAAAGGGACCATAGATGGCTGAAAAGGGCCATGGATGGCTTAAAAAGGCTGAAGATTCCACAAATGCTCTCCAACTCTCCAAATACCCTGTAGATTTGAATTCCCAGCCATCCAATAAACCCCATCTATGATCAACGCTGTCTAATGTTACGTTGTGCTAGGTGGTCTATTCGGTGGCTTTTATGTGCGATAGTTCGAGGCGAGGAGGAACAAGAGCCACAGGGTGTTCGCAAGTATACTACCCTCCGAAGATACCGCTAACGTGGCCCACAATCGAGCACTTTTAGTCGCCCGCGGGACATCCCCAGGATCTTCGCACAAAGAACCTTCCACCTGCTCTAGCTAGTCCACTAGAGTAACTTCCCCACTAACAACGACGCAGATATAACATGGGTTGTATTCACTGATATAAGGCATCATTCCCCCTCCGGAAACTCACCCATCATCCATTTTAGTATGACCGACAAAAGAACGACTCGAGCTGTTGCAAGACACGCCATTGTGGGTGTCTACACACTGGCCTTTCTGGCGTACTCGGCATGGCTCTTCTACCGAATGGTGAGCCGATTGAGCGATAACGACGACAACTGGGTGTTGGAACCGATTGGAATTTTGTTGCTCGGAGAAATGGGTGTCGATGAGGCGCTGGAGCGGCTTTATGAAAAGGGTAAGGTGACTGAAATCCAACAGTGGTGGTCCATGATGTTCAACTTTGCATTTTTCACTGTTTTCAGTCTCTATCTCGACACTGAAGCGTGGATTGTTATGAAAGAGGCGGTTGGTGATTACTCTCGTTCGTCGTGGTCCCTGATAGGAGCTGGAATGACGCTGCTTGGGTTGGTATGGTACAGTCGACTTCCTGAACGAGCTGAGGGTTTTATTCGGCTGCCTTGAGAACGGAATGCAACTATCGAAATGTTCTCCaaatggaggagatggggGAGTTTAGGACTGTCGACAGAGAGACATATCTTCCGCCACAGACAACAGAGCGAATTGTCGGGTACTGACACTCTTAGAACACGATTGCACACTCTATGAACACACATTCACAACACACAGTAAGCCAACAATCACACCTAAACAATCGGAATAAAAAACGCTAGCTGTGACCAACTCTCACCTTCTGAACTAATCTCTTTGTCAGATCAGGCTACTTCGGTCGTGTTTGGCTAGGTCGTTTTGGTCAGCTCTACTTGACTTCAATCAGTCACTTACTTTCAATCAGCATTGGTAGCTACTTTACTGATTGCTTTTCTCTGCCTTAGGGGCCTCTCTTCTACCAGCCGAGCTCTACTCGGTTTCGGTAGTTACTTCAATTGTTCTACTGTAAGTTCGTCTCTCAGATCTCTCCACTCACTGTCTCAGCTCAAGGAAGACAGCTACTTTCCTCACAGTAATATAATTAATTATTCAAGAATCATATAGATAGTTCCCATCTGTCTCCTTCGCCCCCTAATCCGAATCAAATCCAGAATCGCAGCTCTGATCCGGCGAAACCTCCGTCTTTCCAGACATGATCTCGGTCTGGAACCTATCACTCTGCCAGGCGTACTTGACCTCCGAGTACATTTCGTCCACCTGCTCCAGTGACAACCCTTTGGTTTCATAGACAAACAAGTACACAAAGGCAATGGCTAGAAAATTGCAACCTCCCCAGATGAAAAACACCTTGGACTCGAGACCGGCAGACCCAGGTTTCTTGTCGACCAAGTACGGAGTTGCAAAGGCAATGGCAAAGTTGAAAATCCAGTTGGCAGCCACACTGATAGCCACTCCCTTGGCCCGGATTCGAAGCGGGAAAATCTCCGCAACAACCACCCAGGCTATAGGTCCCCAGGTGGATGCAAAGCCTGCGATGAACGTACAAGTGAAGGCAATAAGGACCTTGGAAGACACCTGGCTATCCAGAGCTGCTCCTACAGCTGCCACAATTAATTCTGAAACACACATTACCACGGCTCCAATCAAGAGCAGCTTTCTTCGGCCCACTTTGTCGACAAACAGAATACCCGGAAGGGTGAAGGCCACATTGACGGCAGAGGTGATCATGGACACCACAAAGGGATCTTTTATGCCAGCTGTTTTGAAAAAGTTGGTTCCATAGTAGAATATGAAATTGATGCCTGTTAGTTGTTGCAGAGCCTGGATTGAGACTCCTGTCAGCAGTCTTTTGAGCTGTGATCCATGTGGACTGAAACAAGCCTTCCAGGAGGAGTTTCCAACCTCCATTTCCATTTCGAACGACTTCTGTAGTTCAAGCAGTTCCTTTTTGACCGGTTTCGAGTCTGTTGGTAGCCTTCTTAGCCGTGAGAGTGCTTCGGCGGCTTTCTCTGGCcggttcttcttgacccAGAAACGAGGAGTCTCAGGAAGAAACACAAGTCCTGCTGAAAGAATAAGAGCCCAAATGAGTTGAATACCAAGAGGGATACGGTATGATGACGTATTTGGACGGTCCTTAGTGGCATTGTTGACAATAGCTGCCAGTAGAAGACCCACAGTGATGGCAAACTGGTAGACAGAAACAACGGCCCCTCTGATCCATTTGGGAGACACTTCTGACTGATAGAGAGGCACAATGGACGAGATACCTCCCACACCAAGACCAGCAATCACCCGTCCCACAATTAGCAAGACTCTTCCGGTTGTGACGGTCTGCAAAATAGCACCCACAGAGAATACAAGACAATACAACAGAAGACCCAGACGTCGACCAGCCGTGTCAGCAGCTAAGGGAGCAACGATGGCTCCGGTAAATGTGCCCACAGATAGGATAGATGTGGTGAGAGATGATTGGCCCGAGGTGAAGTCGTTCTTCCCAAAGTCTGTAAAGTGTTCTTTCACATAGCCCATGGTCATGATTCCAGCAATAGTTCCTGTGTCGTAGCCGTAGAGAAGTCCTCCAAAAGCCACAAATACAGCCACAATAATGGCCATTACTGTTGATTCTTGATCGGCCTTTGGAATACTGTTcggcgtacttgtatctgtaGTTTGTTGCTGGATGTCTGACTTTTGCGGACAGGGGTCGTTCGATTCCATGGTTGTCGATGTAAACAAGATATAAAGAGTATATCAAGCGCAAACAATACTACAAATGCTTTCCCCACTGAAGGGGAACCACTGCGGTCAATTCATGCGGTCTAGATTGCGCCTTTAGTAAGTTTTCCAAGTGATAGCCATACCTTGGACGTACCTGTATGACCTCATAATGGGCATTGTCTTGATCTGTAAGTCCAAATATCTACCGCCAGGCATACTAAACCTATTCGATTGGAGAATCGAACCTCCTAATATTGTTGTTTTTACCCCTAGTCACATCTTCAGGCGGTGAACTACCCGTatgtagttgtagttgggTCGAACACGTTACGCGTGGTGTAGTATGGTAGATGAATGTCGATATAAGACTTACAGTGGAGTGGATGATGCTGTTTTATTACTTGTTCTCAACTCTTTGTTTTATTTACATgataaaaaaacacataCCAAAGTTCCAAAACACCCCATCTCATGCCATCATCGCTcccctacttgtacaactcCACATTTAGTCCGGAAAAAAATGAGCCATTGTGGGAAAGACTTTTCTACATTGTTACATTGACTGACAAGTGTATTTAACGGAAGCCTACAGTCGAGATTTTGGACTGCAAAAGTCACTACTGTACGTTCTCACTTTGTAGATATCATATCCATGGATACCATACAAGACCATCCACAAAGTACATAACCCCAATCACTTTTGAATAATCCACTCTGGTCGTTTGAATTCGCCCAGTATCACACCAAAAAATGTACTAAGCTCCCTGAAACCAAGCTACTGACCGGCAAGAACGTCTCGAGTACATTAGTCGGGGAACTAGTACGCTAAGAGCACATGTTCACGCCCGGAGGGATTTTCAAATCACGCATCAGCTCTAATACTATGTCACATCACATTTCGGCTGCAAAAACAACTTCTGGAATGCAGTTTGATGCCGATGGACTGAATGAGAGATTCGTGACCAGACTTGGCATTACTCACTACACAACGTCAAATCCCACCGGGAAACCCAAGTTGATACTAACCAGTAGATATAGTAAAAGAATAATGCCTGACCTAACAACATACCCACTCCGGTCGGGTCCAATTCCAATCTTGTAGCTTCGCTAGAGAGACTAGAacctggttctggttcttgagagGTACTTGAGACATTGAAGGTCGATGCAAAGAGCCTCTCCTCGTTCTCAGATGTCTATGGCGTGGTCCGAGCAACGACGCTAACGCAGTTACTATGCGCGGTGCTCTCCAACTTTTCCAAAAACGGGCGCCTTTTTTTACAGACTagggttttttttaaaagaaaaaaaggggaaTACATTGAGGAaatgttgttttttgtttttgttatTCTAGGCAAATACAAgggttttgtttttttattctaggCAAATACAGGgttatgttttttttattctacaagtaggcaAATACAGGgttatgtttttttattctttctgtttttttattcttttatttgtttcttgttttttgttttctttttctaGGGAAACACATTTCAGTGACTACGTACAtgctaccagtacaagaGAGGGTAATAATTCTGTGTAGAGAAGTGAGTGTGCTGCATACGCGAATTGACAGTCTATTCCATGATGAACAACACCTAGCGTACAATGTTTGTCAGTATTTCTCAACTGATAATGGTATATCGTATACATCCGGGAGACTCTTGATGACTAAGCCGTCGTGATCTTAAGAAAGATAATATGGCAATATTTCCATTGCCGAGGACGTGGCGTAGCACTGATACAAACACAATCCGATTACATTGTACAAGTCTTTTGATGTGTAATGTAGCCATAATATTATTACTATACTTATAAATTAATGCTGATTGTAAAAGGTGGGAATGCCGTAGAGTACAGGAGCCGCTCCATTGAGGTAGCGCAACAGACACTCGTTTCTAGACTGCGAAAGAGCCATGGAACAGTCCATAGAACCATCAAGTGAGTCGTCTTCAAACACTCCCCACCGGGTCAGAAACTGCCGCCCAAACttgtcaatgtccttgtcTGTCACATCCCACAGGTTGGCTACCAGAGAGGGACATCCAGCAGACATGTAGGCCATAGGAATACCCCAGGGCTCAAACTCGCCTGCGTCACGTATCACACCGGAAGAGCAGCCCAGAAGAACTGTGGGACAGCACCGCTCAAGCTTGGAGATAGAAGAGTTTCGGATGTActtgtctcctcctccgtgGCCCATGTAGATCATGACGGAAGAAGTTTCCAGAGCCTTCACCCACTCAGATTCACTAGGCTGCTTGCCGACAACCCCCGAGAAAAGTGAAAGAGCATCCTCAAACCGACCCTGCGTCCTGGGAAGATCTCCGCCAGGATTAAGAATATAATAGGGCTTGCCAGTGGGCTCAGAGGTGTCCAAAAGCTGGCTGAGTACTTGGAGAGACGAAACACGAGAAACAGAGCGTCCACAGAGGCTCGACATGTTCTCCCAGGGGAATTGTGTAGTGGCGGAGTCCAAAACAAGCACTGTATGGGTGtacttgtgtttgtttttggtgtCGTCGCTGAAATGAAGACCAATGGCTTCTTCGATCTCAACAAAGATCTGGTCAGTGTCCAGTTCGTCATAAGCGTTGTACTCGCCGTGGAATTGCAGAATGTCAAGCACAAAGTAGACGAGATCCTCCAGTAGCTCAGGTGCAATATCATCCTTACCCATACCCAGAAATAGTGACAGAACTCGGGGATCAATTGTCACGGGCTTGAATCCCTTCTTTCGTCGTCCTGTACCGTTTCTGGAGGGCAGATGCTTAGTCAGAATGCGGTTGAACGACTTGGCGAAAGACTCGCAGCCAGAACCGACAGTTTCTCCAAGAATACCAAGGAAGCCTCCAAACCAGCAGAACTCTGCGTCGtggagaagctgtttgaggcGAGCATCGAGCTCATGACGCTTGGCCCACCAAGCTTCAGAACCTCCAGGGAAAGCAGTCCCAGTTCGCGTCATGGTATCACTTTCGGAAATAATACTCTTGAGCTCATCCAGACCATCGGAGAAGAGAAATGGATGCTCATCAACATCCCGGGAGTTGTGACGATGAAGTGGAAGCCGAAGAAGGAATGGTTCCTGGTTGCAGGCGTACTGGCAGACAATCAGATCACCAGAAGTAGGGCAAATGGCGAGGGAAATGACATTCCAGTTGTCGGGGAGCTTGGAAAGAAGAGATTTCGCATTGAGATCGACGTgagaaggagtggaaggCATAGTTGCCGTGGTCCATTCACTCACGGTCAAACTACTCAGCACCCGCCGTCTTTTATCAGTAGCAATACCTCTGAAATCCAGCCAGGAAGTCGTATGTGTGGTAGTGCCAAGAGCGGACACAAAAACGTCTAACGAAGACAGTAAGAACAATGCTTCGTTAATCTCAATCTGCGAGGAGGACTCGAACAAGTCCTGAACTCTCTCTCCAAGCGACTTTTTTGCGCTGCAAAGCATTCCATGAGCCGCCTGGACATTATTGTTGGGATGTAGAGCAATATCGCAGATGGAAGCAGAGGGAATGCTGATAGCAGACTCCTCTAGACCCATGAAGATTGCGTCTGAAGAAAGCAGCTTCCTAGCTGAAAACAATGAGATTCGAGACTCAACCAGTTGATCCAGACACTGGTCATATTTACCCAGACCGGAAAAGGTCGGTTTAGCGGCTTTCTGATCCCGAACAAGCTCCAATTCGACCTTAAGACGCTCCACTTGAGCAACAAGACGTCTCAAGCCGGGTAAGACACCTGCTGTGGAGGAAGCAGCGGGCTTCTTGCGTCGCTCAACACGCAGCTGCGacatgtcacgtgaaagGCCTGAAGAATCGCTCATCGAGTTGATCACCTGAAGGGAGCGTTCGTACTGAGCAAACGAATCTTCCAGCTCGCCAGTCTTGTAGTGAAAGGCACCCACTCGAGCGTACAGAAGTGCCCGTGATACGTCGTCGATTGTGTCatgttcacgtgatgcaCATGCAGCTGCCAAGGTGTTCTGACTGGCTGAATAGTCACCCTTCTTCAACTGAAGCCAGCCAAGAAGGGACTGTGCCTCAGAGAGTTGGATTAAGTGACCCACAGACTCGTGTAGGCCAATTGATTGAGTGATAACCTGTTCGGCTTCCCTCCACAGGCCCAAATGCAAAAGagtggtggttgtgtaAATTGCAGATTGAAGACTCAGACTACACATTTCCCAAACATAGACAGGTAGCTGAGAAAACTTCaagatgctgctgttgctctTACTGTACCGCTTAAGGTAGGCTTGAGACAGGGAAAGAGCCTTTCTGGCTGTAGCAGTGGCATGTTCCAAGTGAGATTGTTCGAATGAAAGACGAGATTGAACCAGCCAATATCGAACCTGGCAAGTAAGACGAATGCAGTACTCTTGAGGAGACTC
Encoded here:
- a CDS encoding uncharacterized protein (Compare to YALI0C08960g, similar to Saccharomyces cerevisiae ESP1 (YGR098C); ancestral locus Anc_3.441, some similarities with uniprot|Q03018 Saccharomyces cerevisiae YGR098c ESP1 required for sister chromatid separation); this translates as MTEVGNIGVTSPSLASPRIMRPVRSQGSLEKTVFATSPEATLRAMDDVIARLGPVSAAAGKENQSPTKPGKLSVSESDLYLTGCECLEVLWGFESKKAVKSSEIDRRQLLLIQKLVSGSEKEIGFALEQIVVIFKRLLRRIAVDHEVFKIDTQDAQLSKLLLVDVPPRKTVPAVVNIIVSLHLAMLKAFARSRVDEGIMEQLVASLKHPCGPVAWTGKTAATHKQAKLTTLSKLTAALSRQCTSNKLNAMKLQLVSMECSSDMSQMDLLTDTVQKMIDANVSEEERNSLISDLLKYLGGLDNELIFPGGAPEPKAVDTIPSVSIVEALTNSGSFSEEFSLPTLLRAVKATDNKQMASQATLTAIEVFFKNTHKGMGEGGVTNDHIRAMSSLLQLLTTGVQNLNIKKLLPSLCDYSSAILKTTHESAKCEYVQDCFIAVGDSLVELKDTAKMVLLSNLVFNLGLKSKRIDTQISLLQLASTLHKSAGISEQYLMKCSKLATLLCENKRWSEALNHCSSVISSLKDQTILSEDAIVIKFIKLLAYPLLNMDDQVYTFSEQSGRPMVQIKLIQMLVGVISQSSRLKGGVLQQLFKFQCDVLVGDEKWLDLARLLTRNLAEATSLHEVSIDVLKSLIGVKIDRTPIVDFHLVALETIYLHNPNLDHLLHLAGTIKPTPEDAEIISIVAKYAACQSLFSLELKLHKHTSDKLALAQCYLNLGDVQRCKTTLKDANGDSDIYFQLLTQQLHASNLLLEGQFESAVKRLTKHTHLVSAHPVLSRDLASGKTDSESPQEYCIRLTCQVRYWLVQSRLSFEQSHLEHATATARKALSLSQAYLKRYSKSNSSILKFSQLPVYVWEMCSLSLQSAIYTTTTLLHLGLWREAEQVITQSIGLHESVGHLIQLSEAQSLLGWLQLKKGDYSASQNTLAAACASREHDTIDDVSRALLYARVGAFHYKTGELEDSFAQYERSLQVINSMSDSSGLSRDMSQLRVERRKKPAASSTAGVLPGLRRLVAQVERLKVELELVRDQKAAKPTFSGLGKYDQCLDQLVESRISLFSARKLLSSDAIFMGLEESAISIPSASICDIALHPNNNVQAAHGMLCSAKKSLGERVQDLFESSSQIEINEALFLLSSLDVFVSALGTTTHTTSWLDFRGIATDKRRRVLSSLTVSEWTTATMPSTPSHVDLNAKSLLSKLPDNWNVISLAICPTSGDLIVCQYACNQEPFLLRLPLHRHNSRDVDEHPFLFSDGLDELKSIISESDTMTRTGTAFPGGSEAWWAKRHELDARLKQLLHDAEFCWFGGFLGILGETVGSGCESFAKSFNRILTKHLPSRNGTGRRKKGFKPVTIDPRVLSLFLGMGKDDIAPELLEDLVYFVLDILQFHGEYNAYDELDTDQIFVEIEEAIGLHFSDDTKNKHKYTHTVLVLDSATTQFPWENMSSLCGRSVSRVSSLQVLSQLLDTSEPTGKPYYILNPGGDLPRTQGRFEDALSLFSGVVGKQPSESEWVKALETSSVMIYMGHGGGDKYIRNSSISKLERCCPTVLLGCSSGVIRDAGEFEPWGIPMAYMSAGCPSLVANLWDVTDKDIDKFGRQFLTRWGVFEDDSLDGSMDCSMALSQSRNECLLRYLNGAAPVLYGIPTFYNQH